One window of the Rosa rugosa chromosome 3, drRosRugo1.1, whole genome shotgun sequence genome contains the following:
- the LOC133738286 gene encoding uncharacterized protein LOC133738286 produces MSGGALRRNTTLTRLIHKHSITDHRTPPTPGLKAQLQSKAYLRAPNVFRKAKDYDLSPPSLFSSAFFSAKSSSSSAAATATASTGLVGWYLGLVKNRPVLTKSVTAALIYTAADLSSQTIAKSDTYDPVRTLRMAGYGMVILGPSLHFWFNFMAKTFPKRDMFSTLKKMALGQGLYGPTMTVVFFSVNAFLQGENGGEVFDRLKRDLVPTLLSGVMYWPVCDFITFRFIPVHLQTLVSNGFSYLWTIYLTYMASLEKASAIASD; encoded by the exons ATGTCCGGCGGCGCTCTGAGAAGAAACACTACCCTCACCCGCCTCATACACAAGCACTCCATCACCGACCACCGCACACCTCCGACGCCGGGCCTCAAGGCCCAACTCCAGTCCAAAGCCTACCTCCGCGCCCCCAATGTGTTCCGTAAAGCAAAAGACTACGACctctctcctccctccctcTTCTCCTCCGCCTTCTTCTCCGCCAAgtcctcctcttcctccgcCGCCGCTACCGCTACCGCCTCCACCGGCCTCGTCGGCTGGTATCTGGGCCTCGTCAAGAACCGGCCCGTTCTCACCAAGAGCGTCACCGCCGCCCTCATCTACACCGCCGCCGATTTGTCCTCCCAG ACTATAGCGAAATCGGATACTTATGATCCTGTGAGGACATTGCGGATGGCTGGATATGGGATGGTGATTCTAGGGCCGTCGCTGCATTTCTGGTTCAATTTCATGGCCAAAACGTTTCCGAAGCGGGATATGTTTTCGacattgaagaaaatggctCTGGGGCAGGGACTTTATGGACCTACAATGACTGTTGTGTTCTTCTCTGTGAATGCATTTTTACAAG GTGAAAATGGTGGAGAAGTTTTTGATCGTTTAAAGCGAGACTTGGTCCCTACATTGTTAAGTGGTGTTATGTATTGGCCAGTGTGTGATTTTATCACATTCAGATTCATTCCTGTCCATTTGCAG ACATTAGTGAGCAATGGATTTTCATATCTATGGACCATTTATTTGACATACATGGCAAGCCTGGAGAAAGCAAGTGCAATAGCTAGTGATTGA